Proteins encoded within one genomic window of Bacteroides sedimenti:
- a CDS encoding GH3 auxin-responsive promoter family protein, whose protein sequence is MNTTKLINKLFIPRLKELDLYNTKAASIQGKVLEELIHQARHTEWGNKFDYNNIRNYEDFKNRVPLQTYEEIKPYVKRLREGEQNLLWPSKILWFAKSSGTTNDKSKFLPVSKEALKNIHYRGGQDCVALYSRINPESRFFSGKGLILGGSHSPGLNSKHSLVGDLSAILIQNINPLVNLIRVPNKEVALMSEWESKIERIAQDTIHQNVTSLSGVPSWFLVLIKRVLEITGKQKLEEVWPNLEVFFHGGVSFTPYREQYNQLITSDKMHYVETYNASEGFFGIQNDLSDPSMMLMIDYGIFYEFISMDELGKEKPETVCLADVELQKNYAMVISTSCGLWRYLIGDTIKFTSRNPYKFVITGRTKHFINAFGEELIVDNAEKGLAKACAATGAQVSEYSAAPVFMDKNAKCRHQWLIEFARMPDSVEHFATILDTSLKELNSDYEAKRYKEIALQPLEVIIARKNLFHDWLKEKGKLGGQHKVPRLCNTREHIEEMLLLNNSVSQ, encoded by the coding sequence ATGAACACTACAAAGCTGATAAACAAATTATTCATACCTCGTCTTAAAGAGCTCGATTTATACAATACTAAAGCCGCATCAATTCAAGGTAAGGTTCTTGAAGAATTAATACATCAGGCTCGTCATACTGAGTGGGGAAATAAATTTGACTATAATAACATCAGGAACTATGAAGATTTTAAAAATCGTGTTCCATTACAAACCTACGAAGAAATAAAGCCATATGTTAAGAGATTGCGCGAGGGAGAACAAAATCTGCTTTGGCCTTCAAAAATCCTTTGGTTTGCAAAGTCGTCAGGAACCACAAATGACAAGAGCAAGTTCCTGCCTGTCAGCAAAGAAGCTCTGAAGAATATACATTACAGAGGCGGACAAGATTGTGTTGCTCTTTATTCACGAATTAATCCGGAAAGCCGTTTTTTCTCAGGAAAAGGATTAATTCTGGGAGGAAGCCATAGCCCTGGCCTGAATTCAAAACATAGTCTGGTAGGAGATTTATCTGCCATATTAATACAGAACATCAACCCTCTGGTTAATCTAATACGCGTCCCCAACAAAGAAGTTGCATTGATGAGCGAATGGGAAAGCAAGATTGAACGAATAGCACAAGATACAATACATCAAAATGTTACCAGCTTGTCCGGGGTTCCCTCCTGGTTCCTGGTACTTATAAAAAGGGTGCTTGAAATTACTGGTAAGCAGAAACTGGAGGAGGTATGGCCAAATCTGGAAGTGTTTTTCCATGGAGGTGTAAGCTTTACCCCCTACCGCGAACAATACAACCAGCTCATCACTTCGGATAAGATGCACTATGTTGAGACCTACAACGCTTCGGAAGGGTTCTTCGGGATTCAGAACGACCTTTCAGATCCTTCGATGATGCTGATGATAGACTATGGAATCTTTTATGAGTTCATCAGTATGGACGAACTAGGAAAAGAAAAGCCGGAAACTGTTTGTCTGGCCGACGTGGAGTTGCAGAAGAATTATGCAATGGTTATAAGCACTTCCTGCGGTTTATGGCGATATCTAATTGGAGATACCATCAAATTCACATCTAGGAATCCTTATAAATTTGTCATTACCGGAAGAACAAAGCACTTTATAAACGCATTCGGTGAGGAACTAATCGTTGATAATGCTGAAAAAGGGCTGGCAAAAGCATGTGCAGCTACCGGCGCACAGGTCAGTGAATATTCAGCTGCTCCTGTTTTTATGGATAAGAATGCCAAATGCAGACACCAATGGTTGATTGAATTTGCCCGGATGCCCGATTCAGTAGAACACTTTGCAACAATATTGGATACTTCTCTCAAAGAGCTAAATTCCGATTACGAAGCCAAGCGGTATAAAGAGATTGCATTACAACCGTTGGAAGTAATTATTGCCCGAAAAAACCTGTTTCACGACTGGCTCAAGGAGAAGGGAAAGCTGGGAGGCCAACATAAAGTACCTCGTTTGTGCAATACAAGAGAACATATTGAGGAGATGCTTCTTTTAAATAACTCAGTCTCTCAGTAA
- a CDS encoding ATP-dependent 6-phosphofructokinase gives MRIGILTSGGDCPGINATIRGVCKTAMNYYGMEVVGIHSGFQGLLTNDVEFFTEKTISGLLNQGGTILGTSREKPFKKKGVPPGVNKPAIMEENIHKLGLDCVVCIGGNGTQKTALKMAAMGLNVVSVPKTIDNDIWGTDFSFGFDTAVSIATDAIDRLHSTASSHKRVMVIEVMGHKAGWIALYSGMAGGGDVILIPEIKYDIRNVGETIMTRLKKGKPYSIVVVAEGIETDGNKRAAEYIAHEIERETGIESRQTVLGYIQRGGSPTPFDRNLSTRMGGHATELIANGQFGRMITLQGNEISSLPLSEVAGKLKMVTEDHDLVVQGRHMGVCFG, from the coding sequence ATGAGAATCGGGATACTGACTTCAGGTGGCGATTGCCCGGGGATCAATGCAACCATCAGAGGGGTTTGCAAAACAGCAATGAATTATTATGGAATGGAAGTAGTTGGTATTCACAGCGGTTTTCAAGGCTTGCTGACCAATGATGTGGAGTTCTTTACAGAAAAGACGATATCTGGGTTACTCAACCAAGGAGGAACAATTCTGGGAACCTCTCGTGAGAAACCATTTAAAAAGAAAGGAGTCCCTCCCGGTGTTAATAAACCTGCCATCATGGAGGAGAATATTCACAAACTGGGACTTGACTGTGTGGTATGCATAGGCGGCAACGGTACCCAGAAAACTGCTTTGAAGATGGCTGCAATGGGACTTAATGTGGTTTCTGTTCCTAAAACTATAGACAACGATATTTGGGGGACCGACTTTTCGTTTGGATTTGACACGGCAGTTTCAATCGCTACTGATGCCATTGATCGGCTTCATTCCACCGCAAGTTCTCATAAACGAGTAATGGTGATTGAAGTAATGGGACATAAAGCAGGATGGATTGCTCTTTATTCAGGTATGGCTGGAGGAGGAGATGTAATATTGATTCCGGAAATAAAATATGATATCAGGAATGTTGGAGAGACAATTATGACGCGCCTCAAAAAGGGGAAACCTTATTCCATTGTGGTAGTGGCAGAAGGAATTGAAACCGATGGAAATAAAAGAGCTGCGGAGTATATTGCTCATGAAATTGAACGTGAAACCGGGATTGAATCACGCCAGACGGTTTTGGGATACATTCAGAGAGGAGGATCGCCTACACCTTTTGACAGGAACCTTTCTACCCGTATGGGAGGGCATGCCACAGAACTCATTGCAAATGGGCAGTTTGGACGAATGATTACATTGCAGGGTAATGAAATTTCTTCGTTGCCACTGAGTGAAGTTGCTGGAAAGCTCAAGATGGTAACTGAAGATCACGATTTAGTTGTTCAGGGAAGACACATGGGTGTTTGTTTTGGATGA
- the rnc gene encoding ribonuclease III: MHALSLKSTANKIVLNNKIDRIRLLFRKDKESYSRFYSILGFYPHNISLYEQALLHKSTAVKSEKGRPLNNERLEFLGDAILDAIVADIVFKQFEGKREGFLTNTRSKIVQRETLNKLAVEIGLDKLIKYSTRTSSHNSYMCGNAFEALIGAIYIDRGYAACKYFMEEKIIKRFIDLEKVARKEVNFKSKLIEWTQKNKVIVSFELIEQFLDKESNPIFQSEVLIEGLSAGTGIGYSKKESQQNAAKMAMKKVQTTPNFLDEVFDAAKKRVEAAVIASAPEETTSINPIGENSNSSETTEYIDGNEDTTECTDKEIATYQTSV; encoded by the coding sequence ATGCATGCGTTATCTTTAAAAAGTACAGCGAATAAAATCGTGCTAAATAACAAAATAGATAGAATAAGGCTCTTGTTCCGCAAGGACAAAGAGTCTTATTCTCGTTTTTATTCTATTTTGGGTTTCTACCCCCACAATATCAGCCTTTACGAACAGGCCTTGTTGCATAAATCAACTGCTGTAAAGTCTGAAAAAGGACGTCCGCTTAACAACGAACGACTAGAATTCCTTGGCGATGCAATCCTCGATGCCATCGTGGCAGATATTGTTTTTAAACAATTTGAAGGTAAAAGAGAAGGATTCCTAACCAATACCCGTTCAAAAATAGTTCAGAGGGAAACGCTAAACAAACTGGCTGTCGAAATAGGTCTCGACAAACTGATTAAATATTCCACCCGCACCTCCTCTCATAACAGTTATATGTGCGGAAATGCCTTCGAAGCATTGATCGGTGCAATATATATTGACCGGGGATATGCAGCCTGCAAATATTTCATGGAAGAGAAGATCATCAAACGATTTATTGACCTGGAAAAAGTAGCGCGCAAGGAGGTGAATTTCAAGTCCAAACTGATTGAATGGACACAAAAAAACAAGGTAATAGTCTCTTTCGAGCTGATTGAGCAATTTCTGGATAAAGAATCTAATCCTATCTTTCAGTCCGAAGTTCTGATTGAAGGACTTTCGGCAGGAACTGGAATTGGTTATTCTAAAAAAGAATCGCAACAAAATGCAGCTAAGATGGCAATGAAAAAGGTACAAACCACTCCAAACTTTCTGGATGAAGTTTTTGATGCTGCTAAAAAAAGAGTTGAAGCTGCTGTGATTGCATCTGCTCCGGAGGAAACAACCAGCATCAATCCCATAGGTGAGAATTCTAACAGCTCCGAAACTACGGAATACATTGACGGAAACGAAGACACAACCGAATGCACAGATAAGGAAATAGCTACCTATCAAACGTCAGTATAG